TGGGAACTGGTTTGTAGGTGGAGACTTCAATGAAGTCTTAAAGGCTAGGGATATATTTGGGGGTAACCCCATAACTCAAGTCTTAGTAACCTATTTTAGAACTGCCTTAGTGAATGCAAACTAGTTGACTTAGGTTACAAAGGCAGTAAATTCACCCGGACTAACAAAAGATATAAAAATACTAGTAGTTTGATTTTAGAAAGGATAGACAGGTACTTTACTAATGACTGCTGGATTTTCCAATACCCTGTGGCTACTGTTAATCACCTCCCTAGGACCCACTCATATCACTACCCTGTTCAAATAATGCTAATGAGGGattctttcaataattcaaacaGACCCTTCAGGTTTGAATCAATGTGGACTAGCCACCCCTCATTCCCTAGTATCATCAATGAGACATTTACTAATAACTCCCCTCTAATCCAATCAACTGAAACTTTCAAAAGCCTTGTGACCCACTGGAAAAGGCACACATTTGGCAACATCTTTCACAAAAAGAGAAGGAATATGGCTAGAATTGCCGGGATTcaaaaattaccaaactaccaaTTCAACAATTACTTGCTAAACCTAGAAAGTAACCTGATCAGAGAACTTGACTCCATCTTCAAGAATGAGGATGACTTCTGGAAACTCAAGTCAAGGTTCAATTGGCTAACTGAAGGTGATGCCAACATTAGATTCTTCCACACTTCCACCCTTAACTGGAGAAGAAGGAACATGATCATGTCCCTCAAAGAGGAGAGTGGAAACTGACTCTATGACTAAGGGGACATTAAGGTCTCTATAATGCACTTTTTCAGGAGTCTCTACACTTTCTCACACACACAAACTCTCATTTCCAATATCAGTCATCTGGACATGACCCATATACTATCAAACTGTCAAAGATACAACTTGGATAAGTCCATTAAGGTTAGTGAAATCAAAATGACCATCTTCTCCTTTAAGTCATTCAAAGCACTCCTTTAAGTCATTCAAAGCACCAGGCCTGGATGGGCTTCACCCCTTCTTTTACCAAAGGTACTGAAGCATTGTGGAGAACTTAGTAGTTGACTTCTGCAAGCAATGCTTTAACATACACTCCATGGATGAGACCATGAATCAAACTCTCCTCTGTCTCATGCCAAAGTGTCCCCAAGCCACCTTGCTCAAAAACTTCAGGCCAATAGGGGTTTGTAACACCATCTACAGGACCATCAATAAGATCATTGTCAATAGGATCAAGCCCCTTCTATATGCTATAATTGTCTCTAGCCAGGCTAGTTTCCTATCCAATAGAAGGGCATATGATAATGCCATCATTGTCCAAGAATACAACATTCATTTTGGAAAAATGAAAGGGAACCAGGCTCATATGATTCTCAATATTGACTTAAAGAAAGCTTTTAACACGTTGGAGTGGTCCTTCATTATGGAAATATTACATGCCTTCAACTTCCCTCCTGGGCTAAGTAATTAATAATGTTATGCATTAGCTTATCAAACATTTCCATCCTAGTGAATGGGGGCAAAACAGATACCTTCAAGCCCTCTAGGGGAATCCGACAAGGGGACCCAATATCCCCTTACCTGTTCATTTTGTGTATGGAGAAGCTCTCCAGGCCAATTGATAAAGTTGTCCAAGACAAACAATGGCTCCCTATCAGTATCAGTAGGTCTAGCCCAACAATTTCTCGTCTCTTCTTCGTTGATGACCTTACCCTCTTTGTAAAAAGCAAACATTAGCAACCTCACTGCAATCTACTCTATCTTGCATGCATTCAATGAGGATTCTGGCCAAAAAAACAATTTGACCAAGTCCAGGGTTCTCTTCTCCTCTAACACAAGGAAAAACACAATGGAATGCCTCACAAATGCCTTGACAATCCAAGCTACAATATCCTTTGGGAAATACCTAGGATTACCTATGTTCCATAAAAGACCCACTAGTATTGAGGTCTAGTTCATAATAGATAACATGTAATCCAAACAGGCTGTTGGTTGGAAAATAAATGGTGTAAATATGACTGGAAGGATCATCCTTGCCAAGGCCTCTCTCAGTAATATCCCAAGCCATGCTATGCAATACAACAAATTGCCCACCAAGACTACCAAACAAATTGATATAATTCAAAGGAATTTTATTTGGGGCACAACTCCAAACAAGAAAAAATTGTACCTAGTTAGCTATGAAAAAATCACCAGGCAGAAGTCCTATGGAGGGATGGGTTTATAGAAAGTTGTGCTTAAAAATAAAGCATCACATGCTAGCTGGCTTGGAGGATCTACCATAACACCTCCAGTTTATGGGCTAAAGTCCTGATCTCTAAGCACTGTAACTGGAACCATACCCCCAAGAAGCCAAAATCTCCAATCTAGCAATGTATCCTCAAGGGTTGGGATAGATACAATAAGGCCAGTAGATGGGTTGTCCACAAAGTAAATAGGGTGAGCTTCATGAATGATGAATGGATCCCAAACCAGCCAACAATCAGGGACATGATTGAGGGCCCTCTAACCCCTAATGACATAGCTGCCAAAGTGGACACTGTCTACAATTCTGGGAACTGGGATCTCTCTACCACCTCTATAGACATCCATGAGAACATTACTAACATGATCAAATCAACTTTCATCCCTACCAACTCTGCCAAGGAAGACACGATAATATGGGGGTTGACCCAAGTGGGTCTTTCACCACCAAATCAGCCTATACCTTCCCTAGCAGCAATAATTAGATtttgtggaaagaaaatgaaggcaACTTCACTTGGATATGGAAGTTAAAAGTCCCTAACAAAATCAAAAACTTTATTTGTCTACTTGCCCAAGATAGGCTGCCTAGTGGACCCTTCTTGAACAGAATTGGGGTTAACTGCAACTCTCAATGCTATTTTTCCTCAGCAAGTCCTGAAACCAGTGACCACATCTTCTTTGAATGCACCAATCTTACACACTTCTAGCATGAAATACTAGCCAAGGGATCTACTGAAAGTCAGCAATTGAATCACATATTCTCAGCTCAACGATGGTCATTAACATGGAATaatgtcacgtccttagtcgttAGCTGAGTACACGTGCGACACTTGACAACTTGCTCATGATCTTGCCCAACTtactcacgttcttgctatgccaagtcagccttactacactcaagatcacGAAGAGAATGATAGAAAGAACACGAGAGAATTGTTAAAgaaagctttgtattagagagaacttgtaCTGTTTTcttggtgaattacaaatgaatggccccATTTATATATTAGTCTCTGAAGGGCTagtatgtaaatattaattattacacaagtccttaatatttactaGATAAGGGCTTTCTCTAAAACTCTCTACAaacctagaagattccaaggactttcctaccAAATCCATAGGGATCTAGGGTCTTCCTAGGGAAATGTCCATAcatctctagaatcttctcacaaattcTAGCATTCctcctatgtaagcttccacatggcattaatatatacCAAATGACACCTACATTTCATGATGATGTGGTAGGTTATGACACCCTCACATGCCCAATTTTATGCCACCCTCAACACAAAGTATCGACCCGTACATGCGTACCTCGCCTTTGCGTCGCCGAAGATCTTTGTCCATTAGCCATGATGCTCTATGGAGTGGTTCGCCTTCTTATGTCACAAGGTACTAGTTACCTTTCTTCTTGCCCCGTTTGTACTTTGAACGGCTAGCAATGATGACCTCGATCCTCCGCCAATTGGATGCCTCTCCTTGCTCTTAGCTAAATCTGCCCATGACTCAACCAAGTCTAGCAGCTTCTGAAGTATCGGGTTCATGCTTCTACTCCCTATTTGGCTACCCTTCATGGTCACAACCTTGCTAGAAACTTAACCCCTCTTCTTGGTGCATCATCCAAGTCTGATAGCGTGCCATCACTTTGTAACTCGCCATCATTTTCAACTATGTCCGCCCAACTTTTCTTGCTGCCACCATGCTCCATTTGCATGGTGACAAGATAGGCTTTAGAATCCCATACTTTCGGCTTAGATTCCAGGCGCATCCTCCCAATACAGGTGATCCCTCCTATGTCACCATTTTTTGCTTGAGCAAAGTTCCCGATCATTTATGCAAGCCTCCCCAAATCTAGGCATTCACTTGCCCAATGTGATCCTTTATAGAAGTAGTACCCTCCCTTAGGCACATACTCACTACGTTTTCCAGCTCCTTGCCGTTTCGCTTGGACCCTAGTCCGTTATGGGATGGCCCATTACCATTGCCCTTGTATGCCTCGGCTATGCCTTTCCCATTGTCCTTGTCATGATCTCCCTCACCCCTCTCGGTGTTGCCTTCTTTGAACTTGGCAGGCTCCATCTTGAAGTCAATGAGTGACTCGGCTACTGCTATGGCCTCATCCATATTGGCTACTTGATATCTTATTAACTCCTGCTttgcccaattttgcaacccatCCATTAAGTAAAATAGCGAATCTTCCTCAGATAATGACGAGATTTACAACATTAAGATAGTGAACTCGTGCACATACTCCCGAATAGTGGTCGTCTGTCGGATCTCCTTTAGCTTCCGCCTAGCCTCATACACCACATTCACCGGGTAGAAttgcttcttcaactccttctTAAACTGCTCCCGCGTCTCAATCTTGCATAGCCCCTTCTCCATGTCAACACACTTTCGACGCCACCATAACACGGCAATCTCTGATAGGTACAACACAGCAGTGTTGATATTGGCCTCGTCATCTTTCACTTTGCCGTGCCTAAAttagttctccaagtgccaaaggaaattctacacttcttgtgcatcacGAACAACTTTGAACACTGGGGGTTTGGGAGCCTTGATCTTGGATTCCCTCGTCACAATAACATTATTGTTTGCCTCGGTTACGCCAACATTGACATGTTCCTCGAGTAATTCTATATTTGCCTTCAAAGCATCGATAATAATCAAGGCCTCCATGAGTCTGCATTCCAAGGCAGATATGGTTTGCCTTAGCTCCATCTCAGTTTATGTACGTCCCTCTAAGTCATTTCGGATACTCTCAATCTCCTCAAGAGTGTGTCCCTCAAGAACGCtaagggtgccttccaccttcccTAAGCGTTGGCCAAAGATCTTGACGGCGTCCATCCCCACATTAaccttcatcacccactctttacAGCGCAAGACGTCCTCCGATAGGACCTCAACTTTAACCTCGCCCGCCTTAGTGGTAGATGGTTCTTGGAATGTAAGCCCTTCATTTGGCACAATCTCAGGCAACACCTCCTTGCTCTTGTTGGTGGCATTCCTCTTTTTGTTACAGCTCTTCTTGCCAGCAACACTAGATGACGTTAGCTTGGGTGTTGGCAGCGTTAATCTCTCCGTCGTTCGCCATTCCCTTAGTTGCaacctttgctctgataccacgttgtcatgtccttagtcgttaactaagtacacgtgcgacaCTTGGCAACTTGCTCATGATTTTTCCCAACTtactcacgttcttgctatgccaagtcagccttactagactcaagatcgctaagagaatgattgaaagaacacaagagaaatGTTAAAtaaagctttgtattagagagaacttgtaTTGTTTTCTTGGTGAATTTCAAATGAatgccccctttatatactagtctcctaggggctagtatataaatattaattgttacacaagtccttaatatttacaagataaggacTTTCTCTAGAACTTTCTACAaacctagaagattccaaggactttcctaccAAATCCATAGAGATCTAGggtcttcctaaggaaatgtccatacatctctagaatcttctcacaaatactAGTGTTCCTCCTATGTAAGCTTCAACATGGCACATACGTGGCTTGATGATGTGTCGGGTCATGACACTAAGCTGAAGAAGCTCTCCTTCAATAACATCATCCCATGGGAGAACATCATTGCTTTTTGTTTTTGGCACATCTGACTAGCGAGAAACCATAACCTTTTCaataataaaagagataacatCAGCGCTAATAAAATCATCTCCAAAGCAACATAGTACTATATGTTGGCATAAAATGGTGCTATTAGGAGGCCATTCCATACCAGAGTTAAATGGGAACCCCCCCCCCCTCAGGAGAGGCCATTATAAACTCAACACGGATGGGGCTGCCAAGGGAAACCCAGGCATTGGGGAAATTAGTGGGGATCGGATTATGGTGTATATGGAAAATATACCACATACCACCAACACCATGGCAGGACTAAAATCACTACTAAAGGGCCTACAACTAGCAGAACAAACTGGCTGGATTCCACTAGACATAAATACAGATTCGACTGAAGTAATAAAAATGCTGCTCACATACAACACAACTTACGATTCTATGATTTGTGAATGCAGGTTATTAAGGAAAGGATGGACAAGGTGATGGTGAGGCACAACTTCAGAGAACAGAATAGAGTGGCCGATGCACTGCAAATGAGGCAGCCCATTCATGTTTTTTTGGTAGAACTACCATTCTAGTAGTTCCTCCGATGTTTGAAAATGATGTATTTTGGGCAGGCATTCTAGGAACTGAAGTAGTTAGGAATTTTTGGGCATGTAATATTGATACAATTGAATGAAATATGGTCATTTTAGGGGAGCTGCAGTACCCCAATTTAGACAGTAATCTGCAATGTAATTCCTAGttttattgtatatatatatattccctttAACAAAAAAAGGCTTTAAACTTATTTCTACGCTATAGAATAATTGCTACACTGAAGAATAAATATCGACTAAATTTCCTAGGTTTCCTCGACATAATTTTTTTCATCCGAAATAAAATATTGTGATTTGGTAACTTATACACCTAATAAATTTAATAGTCTTATACCTTAAAACCACtctttaaaattagaaaaaacaTGAAATGATGTACTCCGCAAAGCTTTAATTTGTTCCAAAGATTTTAGCTCTTTGCAATGACAACCATttattatatgcaaaatttgatCTTTTTTCCTAATGATA
This DNA window, taken from Nicotiana tabacum cultivar K326 chromosome 4, ASM71507v2, whole genome shotgun sequence, encodes the following:
- the LOC142179860 gene encoding uncharacterized protein LOC142179860; this translates as MLMRDSFNNSNRPFRFESMWTSHPSFPSIINETFTNNSPLIQSTETFKSLVTHWKRHTFGNIFHKKRRNMARIAGIQKLPNYQFNNYLLNLESNLIRELDSIFKNEDDFWKLKSRFNWLTEGDANIRFFHTSTLNWRRRNMIMSLKEESGN